The Mytilus galloprovincialis chromosome 7, xbMytGall1.hap1.1, whole genome shotgun sequence genome has a window encoding:
- the LOC143082235 gene encoding uncharacterized protein LOC143082235, which produces MARELTASEENNVNCLNDTMTSAINKVLGQDTQSYDEFINGFQHITKETVNQPKKLKSTTKTLRTEDVERKQPSQTKSGRLQQNKAEQLQADKNTHIMSDDELEEEVLDSGTIATEMTFEDCSSRVKLDNFIEDNMSDEEVPGYIASFGQESNEKNEDLLPDIPDVNAGNRNYNSDCLTNMETKTAHSNHTSENMKNDDSTEEPDLMSEIVKEDKRLVSDSSENENTDENADVIEVGDKTSQMSLYPGEAEPESEVTGRNITSHTNLDFLVVKSRSHEQREQTCPDTSDEVEPFSLDNDFDYDNVILTPKFTMEEVAHLKSFLPRTDVKA; this is translated from the exons ATGGCCAGAGAGCTAACAGCTTCAGAAGAAAACAATGTTAACTGTCTCAATGATACAATGACATCGGCAATAAACAAAGTGTTGGGACAAGATACACAGTCGTATGACGAATTCATCAATGGGTTTCAGCACATAACTAAAG AAACTGTTAATCAGCCTAAGAAACTGAAAAGCACCACAAAAACCCTCAGAACAGAGGATGTTGAGAGGAAACAGCCATCACAAACCAAATCAGGGAGATTACAGCAAAACAAAGCTGAGCAATTACAGGCTGACAAGAATACACATATAATGTCTGATGATGAACTGGAAGAAGAG GTGCTTGACAGTGGAACCATAGCAACAGAAATGACTTTTGAAGATTGTTCATCTAGAGTCAAG TTGGACAACTTTATTGAGGATAACATGTCGGATGAGGAGGTACCGGGATATATAGCAAGCTTTGGACAAG AGTCAAATGAAAAGAATGAAGACTTGTTACCAGATATTCCTGATGTCAACGCTGGCAATAGAAATTACAACTCGGACTGTTTAACAAATATGGAAACAAAGACAGCTCATTCCAATCATACATCAGAGAATATGAAAAATGACGATTCAACTGAGGAGCCTGATTTAATGTCTGAAATAGTAAAGGAAGACAAACGTTTGGTATCAGACAGCTCAGAGAATGAAAATACTGATGAAAACGCAGACGTTATAGAAGTCGGAGATAAGACTAGTCAGATGTCATTGTACCCTGGAGAGGCGGAGCCAGAGTCAGAGGTCACGGGGAGGAACATAACTTCACATACAAATCTAGATTTTTTAGTGGTGAAAAGTCGATCACATGAGCAGAGAGAACAG acATGTCCAGATACATCAGACGAAGTAGAACCATTTTCATTGGACAATGATTTTGATTATGACAATGTTATATTAACTCCAAAGTTCACCATGGAGGAAGTTGCACATTTGAAATCATTTTTACCAAGAACTGATGTCAAGGCATGA